The window AGAATTAACATACCAATTAGAGAATGGATTAATAACTTGTATGTGAGAAGGGAAAGAAAAGCTGTGTATTTCTAATCTTTTTCATGGATCTTTGTTTACTTTATATGTATGTTACAGAAAACCGATCAAGCGCGCGAAGAGAtacttgttttcttttcttctttcccttTTCGTTTTGGTAGAAGGGATCAGGATACAATGCTACATATATTAAGGATTATACTATTGCTAGTCTACTTCAGGTATGCTTTCGAGAGCAGGCTTCCACCCTTCGCAGTTACCATCAACGTTGAAGCTGTTACTGTTACTCTTATCTATGCCTTTTTCTTCACTTTGAAGCCGAGAAACCATTTCATCAAGAACTGCAACTCCTCCCTTTGTCAACATCTCCTGCAATTCTTTCTTGCTTATAACCAACTTAATCCTTACGACTTTAGTTTCTTGTTCAGGTTCAGGCCGTTCGGCTTCAGGCTCCGAAAATCTCACCTTCTTCTGGGAAGCCTTTTTGGGCGGTGGCAAAGGGAGAGGTACGAGATAGTAGAGGTGACCACCAAGCAGCTTGGAGTCTGGCCGGAGATGCTGGTAGTTTGGAGCCGTCTCAGATATTGCATGCCCCGAAAACTCCGACAGCACCTGGTAAACTTTCATGTCTGCGCTGTACTCTAGGATCTTCCCATCAGGTCTCATAATCTTTGTAACATTTTCTTGCATAACCAAGCAATTCCCCATGCTTGTGTTTTATCACAacttggaaaacaaaactgtggTTAGAAAAGTTGGGTATTATGAGTGAGGGGTGGTGGGAATATAGATGGGGTGTATATAAGGGAGATGGATACAATCCTCCCCTTCATATTGCTCAATATTACAGATATGCCTTGTTTCTCCCTGGaccccacctttttttttttagcattgAGCTATGAACTTGTAGAGTTGATTGTTGAGtcaatattatactatatatactataatattCTTACTatgttttggtaattattttgatagaattttaatactttactttatatttttaatatagaaCATTCAACTTTTTctgaagcaaaacatgatcaaACAGACGAATTTtaaagtgattcaaattggaggacaTTCATGAGTCGCTTAGCTTGAATCTATCAAAATATCAGATTTTTCCACAAAAAGGTTATTTTCTGGTGaggaaataaagaagcagtgtgcGGTTCTATAAAATGACTTTTTGGGCTTAATTGCGATTTTTttagcccaagatgacctctaATGGGTTCATGGCCTTCTGGATAAGAGTTCATAATAGTCCAAGCTTTAAATCTAGCTATTTTTGGTCGGTTTTGGAGTAGATATGGGTCCACAACGTGGCTGTGCAGATTTTGGGCTAATTATCATAGtcaatttagtattatgtttcttaatttattttaatttatttggtttcttAGTTTTATTATAAGTCCCTTTCTAGAAAGGATTGGATTATCTAGGTAGTATAAATAAGCCATCGTGGCCTTCTTCTTTACGCAATATTGGAGAGAGGAATTTGGCAAAAGCTTAGAGATTTTCAGACTTTATTCTACAAGGTGCTTTCATTCTTTTTCTAGTTTAATAAAACtcttttgattttaattatgaatatgcgtaactaactttcttttgctagggcgatgcCTTGagtcttagcatgaatatgtagtttttatttaattgcttatgatattatgtttgcatactttgaattattaatcactgtatTTAACTGTCTTTGTGTCTTAATGCTCGtgaccattaggatgtttagataagtaatcaGATGCAATTCATTCGTAATACCATTGGAtgattgagtattgcttcttgtgattgatagttgTAATTTTACCTAGGACGAATGCCATGTCTTAggagttgcatggtttttcaaaggctTTTCACAAAGCGTAATaagtcatgaatgtttatatttgatctgaataccacAGATGAATTGCATATTTGATATATGTTATAGCTTGAATACCACGAGTAGAATATGCATTAGCAAAACCTAACATTCAAAGTTGCatgggtaattcataagtaattagtaaatctacataggattgttaaaGGGATGGCGGAATCCTAGTGCTTTTCCAAATTTATTTCTCAAAACCTTTTTTTTGATCTGATTTCTTCTTAATTGGTTactagttgttttttttttctaaattacttttattaaattcgtttttattacatttaaattcaaaatcaacattttccaacctttgttttcaaataattaactaagatttTGGTTTTGCATAAGTTGTTTTAAATAATCTTTGTGGGAATGACCTTGCATAAGCATTTTTACTACAATtatcttgttctcttgcaagtgtTTTGTGTAATTTTAACCTCTTTGCACATGTACTAAAAATCTTATCAATGACCAAGTCCAAGTGGGTAAAGTAATCATAGATGTTGGATACACACTTGATTTGGGCGTGGATGAAACGGTTGGTGAGTAAGAAATGGGGTAAATATATAACACCAAAACATCATGGGTGGTTTAGAATAGGATTAGTACTAAGCAAATCTGCAATGATTAAAGCAAAAATATGTTTATTCTTCTATCTCTTTAGTGTTGTCTGAGTCGACTCACGAAGTTGTAAGACTACACGTCAAATCAGTATATTTAGTCGATTATCAATAGACTTTATCATGCAAGAGAAACTCTCTTGCAATTGCAACCAAGACATAATCACAACAGCATCATTCCTCTAATAAGTACTTGTCATGTGCACGATGCTCGCCACATACTAACTCCGATTACGAGAGAATTTTTCGTACCGTTTATTTGCTATTGATTGAGTCGACTCATCAAGTGATAAGACTGAGTCAAATCAGTGTTTAAGTGGGTTATCACCAGATCCCATCACACGGTAATATCAGCTAAGATCCAGTGTAGGGCCAGTATAACAAAAGGATCCAAGTGGTTGACTCCTTTTGTTgacttgtattttgtttttgcaGCATTTGATGTTATCTTAGGCTGCTTCCAGCAGTTGCATTATAAGTTATAACATGCCTCATTTAGGTCTGTATGGCTGGAAGCCATGAAAGTTACAGAAACCGTTTTCCTGTTTCCCCTTGTGTCTCACTCAGTGTGGATGCCAAATTAAAAGgcattttttatgttgtataaatggTGTAAGCCAGAATAAAGGAAAATGGTCACTTGTCCGTACAATGAATCCATAAAAGCCAGACTTGAACGTAATTCTAAGGTTCATGTCCAACTCTAGCTTTGTGGTGGTAAATTATATGGTAGGATTGTCGTGAGAAAttagattttctacttgaactTAACGTATCCATACTGTGATTATGACCAATACTTTCTGATCGTATTAAAATGACAAGGGAAATGATATCACGCactatttttctttcctttgacaCGTATGTTTAATTTTGTTCGTTGTTTACGTTTTATGTATTCAGTCTCATgatcagaaattaaaaaaaaaaggttgaaaataaattaagagTCGGTATTGTTGAAACGATGATGCATGCGGGTGGAGAAATGAAAATACGCAAATGAAGTGACACACAAAATAATAATggaataaattttaatttgttttcacTTACACGTTTTGTTTTCATATAATCTCATTGATTTCTTACTCCTCCCTCCCCCACTTATTCGGCTACTTCCCTCACCCGTCTCAATCTATCATTTTCTTCATcaattttccctctatttttagtataaaaaattatttttaaactaaaaaacgAAATAATTATCGCATATTAACTATTTATTCAGTTTGAAATTTAccacaacaagacaattttagATGAGAAGACTGCTGAAGAACCTTGTGTGCTGTGCTTATCATTTTTAACCCAAACGTCCATGTCAAGAGAAATACGCGTCAGTTAGGCATTGCTCTGCCGTTCACGGCTCACACTGGTCCATTTGAGACGCACTGAGGATCCCAGTGAGGTTAAACCAGTTTGCAGCACTTTCTACTTGCCCTGCAACTTGACTGCTTGAGACCAAACCCGATAAAGTATTTGGTGTACTCGGAACACCGCTATTTGATGTTACCGTTTTATTCAGACTTTAACGCCGTTAAGAGTTCGAATATATAAATTCAATTGTTTGCTTATATTATAATACATCAAATGATATACCATGTGATAAGTGTATGTACAAATTTCCCGTAAAAAATCAAATGGTAAAACAAAAGGAGAGAAAATTGGCTCCACACAATTGTAGAAGAACAGAAAATAATGTGGCCAATTCACCAAACTTCCTGTTTATGATCGGCATTAGTCATATTATAAAACACTTTATAAAATTAATCTtcacaaaaaattaattgaaattaagATTGTTTAGTCAATCAACTGTAGCAAAAATGATTCGTTATATGAATGAATCTGATCATAACTAGAAAGTAACGAGAATTGATCACAAACTGTTTTGTGTAAGCATCGTCCACGATTTTGTGGAGTCGAGTATCCCTCAGACGAAAATGGTGGAATTGTGATTTAGAACAAGAATTTGGTCAATTGAAAAAGATATAAAGCTAATAGTGGATGAGCTATGAAAAGGGCTGAGAGCCACTTGAGAGCTATAGGGCATGAACCATGGTGATAAAAATTAAAGGGTAAGCATCAGTTTGTTTTTTTAGGAAGTAGGATTCTTTCCcctctttttttctctcatCTTCCCTCCTTtcttatttgaacggtcacggttaaaccacattaacatcttatattaatttttaatagaaagagaaagacaaaataaagaatgtgagagaaagagatgaaAGAGGATGGAAAGAAGAATGAGAATCCTATTCCTttttttagtagtggtgtcgtGATGTTGTCAACACGCATGCTTGATATATGAATTATGGTAATTCTCTTTTTTTATTAGTGGAGGTAGAAATTATCACCTTTTACTTTAGAAATACCAAGCAAGAAAAGTAAAATTGACAATGATTTCTCTCTAACTTGATATCTAACCGAGGCAAATAACCCTGcctattaatttttatttttttttgttagtttatcTTTTGTAAACATTTAGGAATACTATTTTTTGCTGAAGAAAGAATGCATTAAAACGAAAAAACCTCGCGAACATCCAAATCTGTTACAATCAAATAAGAAAGCCGTCATGGCTTGAACAAAGAGTTTTTTTTCCCAAATATACATAGTAGGAAGGGAAAGATTTAGATTATTCACTGCATCTATTATAAAATTCGCCTCTCAATAGACATGCCTCTATGTAATACACTAAAATGAAGAAGCCAAATATTTAGGAATTTTATTCTGGATACAAATTGGGAGATATACATAAAACACTTGTAAATATAGAAGTGTATTCCTTAATGCTTATGCCATTGAGTTATTCTGAAAACATTTTCTAACTATTCAAGAATTAGTGCTTCATGTTGTATTAGATCCAATAAGAATATGTTTTACGTTTAGTAATTATGTCTTACATTTTAATGATTTCACTGCTGACCTTGTCaagtcatatatatattttgtcatAGTCAAGTCTTATATATATCTTTTTTTGTCATAGTCAAATCTTATATTGATAATGGCATTATGCATGAGCTTTTTCAATATGACATAAACATAGGATAATATATcacatgtcattatataaattatggaatatgtgtgataaaaaattaataacttaaaaaattaaacttctcaccacttatataataacacgtggtgtaccactcgtgttccggtcacaataaaaaatttctccattatACATTTCACTGAAGAAGTTAATAATATTAATTTCATCTTCTTGCATTTAAGATGATGTATTTAGTTTTTTGTTCTCTTTCCATGGTGGTGGTAGAAATAATGGCAATGATGATGGTAGTGAAGATGATGTTGAATTAAATCAAAAAATTATGTGAACGGAAATAACATTTTATCAGTTGTGACTCATTATGAAATGACGTTGTTATTGTTCAAATCAAATGGAAGGATGCAACTTTTGcattttaattgaagaatgcaACTATTGACTCTTAAAAAAGTCACAACCATTCTGAAGAGCCACTTTTGCATCTATATAAAGGCATCATCTCATTGAGTTATTAGTTAGTTAATTAATTGAGTCATTCATGCTCAAGTGGGTCTTTGAGAGAGTTCAACACAATCGTAGATCATCGAAGTCTTACAATTTAGTGTGTTACTATAGTAAGGAGGTGGTTATTGTATCCTGAGATTGAGAAATAAGCGTCAATCAACTATAAACACCGTAGCAGGGCATATATTGTCTTTAGGAGAGAGATACAAGTTCTTTACTCAGAgcatattttcagttttttctaATCCATATTCATGTGCATATAGAATAGTATTTGTTTATGAGTGTGTGCAATAAATTTGTGTATTTATTTGCctaataatttataaaatttatatgatTAATAGCAATTAGACCATAATTTGCAACAGATGAATTTTTGGTTATAAACTCCATTTTAGATCCTTTGATAAATATTTTAGTGGTAGCTTAAGTTTGAAAACAAATTATAAAAACTGACAGTAAATCtcaaagaaattttaaaattttcaatctcACTACAGGGAAAGAGAATTTGAACTTAGATCTTTTCTAGTATTGAAATAAGAAGTCTGATTCGATCATTTACATAAGTTAATAGTTTAGAGAGATGATTATaaactttttatattaaaaaagggaaGGTCATTGACAATATTCAACAATTAAATTTGTTTAGTTTAAACAAAGAGAAGATAAAGATTGCTTGGTAGACAAACCAATACAATAGATGGTGAAAGTGCCATTCTTCACGAAATATTTGTAAAAGAAACCATTCTGAATGGAAAATCTGCCTTCCATAaacattaataaataaataaaaatggaaaATCTATCTTCAGCACTGACGATATATATaagatttggatcctctccgaggcaaCTGGTCAGGATTCTCCTCATCATTGCTTGTGGGTCGTTGGATTTTtattcaacggctacaattattataatttttagaaagCCTCCTGTTTGTAGCTGTTTTATAAAAATTCAACGATCCATAAACACCGATCAAGAGGATCCTGACTAGTTGCCTCgcagaggatccaaatccacaCACACACCCGAGTTTCAATCCCCACAGGGGCCCAGGGCCACAGTACAGTGTAACTTGTACACCTCTGTTGATTAGAAACATGTTTTCTTAATACATTTCATACAGACTTTCTaggcactttctttttctttcttttttcaaaatttagaaACATAGTTGCCCCTCGAGAAGTGCTATATAGCCCTCTCGACATCCTTGGAGCAATATTCAAACCCTTTCTCAAGACTGTTTGAGCAGTGCTCGATCCCAATATAGTAATTAATGAGACATGGTTGGCAGTGGCTACTTTTCAACATGAAATCTCTGTCGTTTACTTCAAGCCCTAGAAGTTTTGAAACTTGAAGATATTCTAGAATGCAAGTAAGAATACAAAGCACGCAGCTCTCTCTTTGCTCAGGAGCTTTAAGTTTGTTGCCTTATTAATAGATTTAGGATGTATGGTGCCCCTATGTTTCATATTTATGAAGTgtatatgtaataccaattgtaattcatatatatatatatatatatatatatattattttagagATTActgaatatacaagaaattctcaaatattgtcatatatatatatatatattatttttttttggtatttaccatattTAGTttaacttggtatcagagctagggAACGGGCTCTGTACTGCCACGTGATGGGTAGATCCCCTTGGCCTCCCTCGATAATGGTGGGTCCCTTGACCCCACGTGTAGGGTGAGTTcccttggctccacgtggttgcaGATGTGTAGACCTCTCACATGTGACCCACTAATTGGGTCCCACGTGAGGGGGCATGTTGAGTCCCACATCGGCTATACAAAAAGAGAAATTATAGTTTAAATATCATAACCCCACTCCAACTGACATCgagaccttttgtgataaaacctcacacctgacggattgtgcaggtggtaattaccaagttggggacaatatcggtgttgttagaaGTGGCCATCGGCCtatctctctgataattctataTGGTATTAGAAaggctataagtgttatcatccttCGACTCAGAAAACTTATATTATCATGGATGTTATCTTCCACGAGGAACTTTTGTATTTTGTGAAGCCTTCTCCACTTCCGGGGGATAGGGGGAGTGAAGTGCAGATTCGAAGATATGGTATGAATGATGTGTTACAGACAGAGTTAGGGACATAACCTATTATGTTTCGTGATAATGATCAGTCGGCTATAGATAGTGATTGGTCAACTGTCATTCCCGAGATGTTGCATGATAATGATTAGTTGGCTATAGATAGTGATCAGTCTACTGTCATTCCCGAGACTATTTCTACTAACGATCAGTTAGATGTGCCCAGTGGCGAAGTTAGGAATTGACGGGGGGAGGGGCGAAGTTAAAAAAGTGCAAGGTTCAAATGAATAACAACAACCAAATCCTTTTATATAGTAATcaataatcaagaattcaaattttaatttttaccctaaaaaataataggaaaactaataaaaatggcttgaaaattttgagttttaacaataatgacaaaataaagggtaaagtgaataataccataaatgactttttagtgtaaaaatgtggtttttcgttaaagtgaaaaGTATTgggagtttttcattaaagttctcaaaaataatttcataatttcatatcaataatcatagaaTCATATCAAGAATCAATAACCAATAACCAATAACCAATAACCATATTAGTGCATTACCATATGATTCTATATccattaaacaaaaatttgtattaaataattaattagggttcgggattataaatttaggaattaaaaaatttacctaaagAATGGCCTTGAAGGCTAAAAGCTGGCGGCTGGGAAGTGGCTGGAGTGGCTGGCGACAACAAAAAGCCAAACAGGATTGAGTGGCTTTCTATTCCGTTGTTAGGAATTTGGGAGGCAGCGCTGTAACTTTGCTATCCGATTGGCAAAcgttgaaaaagaaaagaatataaaGAGAGACTAAGAGGGAACAGGGGGCACACggtccctatatatatatatatattcaaacatATACCAAACGACGCCgttttgtttgatattttttattatttttttaccaGTAGGGTTTTTCGGTGAGGGGAGGGGaggccgccactcctcgccctcacgtagCTTCGTCAGTGGATATGCCTAATGAGTTGCCTGCTAATGACCAGTTGTCTGCTGCTAGTATGCCTAACGAGTTGCCTAATGATGGTTCATCCAGTGATGATTCTTCCAACGGTTTAGTACAAGATGGTGACATACATGAAGTAAATTCTGATGATTCTTCTACTTATTAGTTGCCTCCATGAGCCAATCGTGGAAAACCTAAGGTACATTATAagcctgatatgcatgccaaagccaagTATCCTGtcaacaattatgtgtctactcatcgtttgtctaaaccatatgcatcttacatatgtcaactatctagtgtatcaattccaacaaaattgcacgATGCTTTGTTTGACCCTAAGTGAGTTAATGTCATGAATGTTaagatggaagctttggaaaagagTTCCACTTGAGATTTGGTTCCTTTGCCAAACGGGAAGAAAACTATTGGATGTAGATATGTGTTCATTATTAAGCATAAAGCAAATGGTTCTATTGACCAGTACAAAGCCAAATTAGTTGCTCAAACCGATCAGATGGATTATCATGATACTTTTGCCCATGTTACCAAACTTAATAATGTGCATGTTCTTCTATCCTTAGCAGCAAACCATGATTGGCCCCTAATGCAGTTTGATGTTAAaaatgctttccttcatggtgatctcaaggaggaagtttatatggatctcccacctAGTATCGGAATATCTCCTGAAAAATGTGTTGTGTGCAGATTGCGAAAGactttgtatggtttgaaacaatctcctagtGCGTCgtttgggaggtttacaagttcaatgaaaAAGTTTGGGTATGTCCAGAGTCATTTAGATCATAAGTTATTTCTAAAgtgacaaaatggtaagctaactacattgattatttatgatgatgacatgatagtgacAAGTGAAGATCATAAGGAGATACAACgccttcaaaagtacctagctactgaatttgaaatgaaaggattgggtgaattgaagtattttcttggaatcgaggttgcacgatccaagcatggtatttttctgtctcaacggaagtatgttcttgatttgttagctgaaacaggtatgttagattgcaaacctgcTGATACTTCGATTGAGTAGAATCATCGTCTGAGCTTATTTCCAGTtcaagttcctactcataaggaatggtatcagaggcttgtgaggagattaatttatttgtctcacactcgctctgacattgcttatgtagttagtgtggtaagtcagtGTATACACTTACCTAGTGAAGCTTATATAGATACAGTAATCCGTATTTCGATACTTGAAGATAGCTCCTGGTAGAGGCTTGGTTTTCTCTAAGAATGATCATTTGAATGTCGAAGggtatacagatgcagattgggcaggttctATCACTGACCGACTGTCTACAGCtggatactttacgtttgtGGGTGGTAATCTAGTTACTtagagaagcaagaaacaaaaagtggtgggTAGGTCAAGTGCTGAAActgagtttcgtggtatgtctcatggtgtatgtgagttgttgtggttgaaaaaattgttgagagatcttggATTTAAACCAAAGGGTGTTATGAAACTCCATTGTGATAATAAGGTtgctattgagattgctcataatccagtaaaacatgatcgaacaaaacatgtggatgtggagattgatcgacatttcatcaaggaaaaattggatgttggaattattatgtttccgttTGTGGGATTTGAAGATCAACTCGTTAATGTGTTACTAAGGTTGTTTCTAATGGTGTGTTTTCCAACTCGattgacaagttgggcatgcgtgacatctttgctccaacttgagggggagtgtggCAAGTTGTATATTAGTTAAGGTGTAAATAATAGTATGTTGTCCCACATTGACGAAAtgcatatgtaataccaattgtaactcttaTAAATACTCCACTTTAcagattaatgaatatacaagaaatttctGAATATTATCATATATAGTTTTGATATTTACCATATTTAGTTCAACTCTTTCTGCCACCCCTGCAATAGAAAAATACGTACTACTATTTAATTCGATCTACCATGCAAAagtatggtttttttttatatgtttttgcATGCTTCTGTTCCACGAAActtatcatttttctttcaaatttccaagcttttgctttctaATTAACATATACATATTGACTCTAAGGCACATGAACAGCAGATTCTTTGTGAACAAGGAATAATTGGCTTGCATAAATGTATaattacatacatatatatatatatatatgtatatgtatatatgcatgcTGCTGCTATATGAATCTGAAAGAGGAAAGATCCTCTTCTAATTCCTTCACATAGGAAAATTATTGTCTTTTTCTGAACCCAAAGTGGAAGGGCAACTGTACTTTACTCATTAGATTTGACACAATAGTATTCCTTTCTCATTCTCATCTGGTATATAGTCTAAAAGCACTTCTCCTTTTGGACAAAAGCAGCTTCCTGGGCTGAATTTGCTTCCAACATTCACTCCTTTCTCTTGTTACTTTGTGGCTTCTAGATTGGGTCAAGGAGGGGGACCATGGTCGGCTTACATGGCAGCCCAGAGCACGGCACTTCCCTCCCAACGGTTGGACGGTGCCCCAGTAGAGTTACCATCA is drawn from Malus domestica chromosome 14, GDT2T_hap1 and contains these coding sequences:
- the LOC103433264 gene encoding uncharacterized protein, which translates into the protein MGNCLVMQENVTKIMRPDGKILEYSADMKVYQVLSEFSGHAISETAPNYQHLRPDSKLLGGHLYYLVPLPLPPPKKASQKKVRFSEPEAERPEPEQETKVVRIKLVISKKELQEMLTKGGVAVLDEMVSRLQSEEKGIDKSNSNSFNVDGNCEGWKPALESIPEVD